Below is a window of Pseudarthrobacter equi DNA.
TTCCTCCAGGGCTGCGGGCTCCTGGGCCAGCAGTCCTGGGGTGATCAGCGGGCCAACAACGTTATCTGCCAGGCGCTGGGTGAAGTCCCGGGCGTTTGTCAGCGCATGCTGTTCGGCAGCGTCGCGGATCCAGAAAGTCACCGGGGTGGCCACCAGCACCAGCGCTGCGAAACCTGCCGCCAGGAACCGCGCCACGGCCATCCGCACTTCGCGCCGCTGGATGACCTCCGGTGTGGCAGTCGCGCTGCCACGGACGCGGCTAAGGCTTTTCACTGTCAGCTGCCTGCGGTCAGGCGGCAGGTTCCGGCGCTATGCCCATCCGTGCCACCAGGGACGGATGCACAATCATGTTGCCCGGGCAGGCGTGCCGCAGCGCATCGAGGATGACACCCAGGGCGCCGTCCTTCGGCAGGAACCCGCAGATCCCCATGCGTGCTGCCTCCCGCAGTGCTTCCTGGGAGGGGTTGCCGGTCAGCATGACCACACGGGTTTGCGGCGCTTCGGACAGGATGCGCTCGGCCGCGTGCAGCCCGGAACCGTCGGCCAGGTGCAGATCCATGATCACGACGTCGGGACGCAGTTCCCGGAACATTGTCACCGCAGATTCCACGGACTTGGCGGCGCCAAGGCTCCTGAGGTCCGGTTCCCGGTCCAGCGCACCGGCCAGCAGGTCGGAGAAGACGGTGTGGTCGTCCACGATCAGGATGCGCAACCGGTCAGCCACCGCCGTTTCCATCCCGGCCATGGGTGCAGCCACCGCATGCACATCCCGCACCTGGCGGACAGCGGCGCTGGTCCTTGGAGCTATGGCAGGCGCGGCCGTCCGCTCCAGGAGCCGGGCCTGCGCCTGCTTCAGTGCAGGAGACGGCGTGCACCCCAGCTCGGCGTCCATGATCCGGCGGCAGCGTTCGAAGGCCCGCAGGGCTTCGTTGTCCTGCCCGTTCCGTTCAAGCCCCAGGATCAGCGCGTTCCATCCCCGTTCGTTGAGGGGATCTTCGTTGGTGGCGGCAAGGCCCCACGCAACGGCCTTGCCTGCTTCCCCCACCGCCAGGGCGCACTCCGCGGCCTGGACCCGGGCAAGCGCAACGCGCGCCGTGTGCAGCGCCCGCTCCTCCTCCGCCCAGGCCGGGAGGAGTTCATCCCCCAGGAGCGGGGCGGAACCGAGCTCAAGGGCCTCACTGAGCAGCGCGAGGGCAGCTGCCGGGGCGGCGTGGCTGGCCTGCTTGGTCAGCGAATCGAAACGGTCCAGGTCCAGTTCCACCAGGGAACGGTCTATCGCATACCCCCCGGTGACGGTCCGCAGGGGTCCCGTCCGGCCCGAGCCGGGCTGCAGGTTCCGCCGCAGGACGCTGACATAGCTTTCCAGCGTGGGAAGGGCAACAGCCGGATGGTTGCCGCCCCACAGCAGGTCCATGATGCGGGTCTTGGACACCGCCGAGCCCAGATTCAGGAGCAGGATCTCAAGGACCTGGCGGGGTTTGGGACCGCCCAGGTCATTGGCGCGGAGCTCCACATTCCCGCGCCTGATGGTCAGGGGGCCAAGAACCGAGATGCGGAGCGCCGGCGTCGTCGACGGCGCTCCAGATCCCGAACCCAGCAGTCCTGCACTTATTTCCAATGTAGCCACCATGAATTCCCCCAATAAGTGATCGAACCTTCCGGGTTAAGTTCAGTTCCCAGGCAAACGTCAGACAACAGTAGTAAGTACTCACATCAGTTTTCGGGTTTCCCTCCCGACTACTTGGGCCGCCGGAAGCAGGTACTTGGCATTTCCGCCCCGCCAATCAGCCCTGGACGGACGCCCGGGCGCGGTCCGGACCGGATTACCGCAGGTCAAGGCGATGCACTCCCGCCTGTGTGAATGTTGGGAAAACCCTAGGTGGTGGCCCGGACCTACGTGCGGCCGCTGTCAAAGGAATCCCCAAGCGGGTCCCCCTAATTTGGCCAGAAGACGGCATCACAGCGCGGTATGACGACCCCGCCCTCCTCATACGCCGGCCGGAAAAGGATTGGAGACGCCCATGAACCTGCGCAGAACCCCCGCCTCTGCCCCTTCCGACAGGTGGGGGGCAGGTCTCCTGGTCCGCTGGTGGCGGGCAATCCCGGCAGCACTTCGGAGCGTCCGGGCAGGCCTGCGGACCGTCCGGGTCCGGGTCCTCGCCACGGTCCTGGCCTTCCTCGCGGTGGGACTGTTCGTTGCCGGCACCACCACACTGGCGTTGAACCTGCGGGACCTGAACAGCCGGGTCAGCGAGGACCTCCTGCATCAGTCGGCGCGCCTCCAGGACATCGTGGACCAGGGCCTTCCCGACGGCGCGCCCTACCCGTCGCTCGATGACCTGTTCACTGTGTTCCTGCGCGGCGGCACCCTGGGCCGGTACGAGTCCGTGATGGCCAGCATTGCCGGTGGGGACACGTTCCTTCCCGCCGGATCGCAGGCCCGCAACCTCGGCCAGCCGCAAGTGCTCGAAACAGCCCTCGCCGTGCCCTTGGACGGCAACACCGCACTGCGGGACGTCGTCCTGGACGGCCACATGGTGCGCCTGGCCATTACCCCTGTTTCGCTGGGCGGCGACTCCCCGAACGGTGTGCTGGTGGCGGGGAACGAGATCGGGCAGCAGCGGGAACAGATGGTGGCATCCTTCGGGACCTTTGCCACGGTTTCGCTGGCCACCCTGCTGCTGGCCGGCGCGGTGGGGTACGCCGTGACCGGACGCCTCTTCGTCCCCATCCGCCGGTTGCGCCAGGCCACCGAAACCACCACCTTCGAGGACGTGAGCAGCCGCGTCTCGGTGCCGCCCGGAGACGATGACGTCTCGCAGCTGGCAACCGACTTCAACCGCATGCTGGACCGGCTCGAAGTGGGCATCGAGGACCAGCGGCAGTTCGTGGATGACGCCAGCCACGAACTGAGGACA
It encodes the following:
- a CDS encoding BTAD domain-containing putative transcriptional regulator; amino-acid sequence: MVATLEISAGLLGSGSGAPSTTPALRISVLGPLTIRRGNVELRANDLGGPKPRQVLEILLLNLGSAVSKTRIMDLLWGGNHPAVALPTLESYVSVLRRNLQPGSGRTGPLRTVTGGYAIDRSLVELDLDRFDSLTKQASHAAPAAALALLSEALELGSAPLLGDELLPAWAEEERALHTARVALARVQAAECALAVGEAGKAVAWGLAATNEDPLNERGWNALILGLERNGQDNEALRAFERCRRIMDAELGCTPSPALKQAQARLLERTAAPAIAPRTSAAVRQVRDVHAVAAPMAGMETAVADRLRILIVDDHTVFSDLLAGALDREPDLRSLGAAKSVESAVTMFRELRPDVVIMDLHLADGSGLHAAERILSEAPQTRVVMLTGNPSQEALREAARMGICGFLPKDGALGVILDALRHACPGNMIVHPSLVARMGIAPEPAA
- a CDS encoding sensor histidine kinase, translated to MNLRRTPASAPSDRWGAGLLVRWWRAIPAALRSVRAGLRTVRVRVLATVLAFLAVGLFVAGTTTLALNLRDLNSRVSEDLLHQSARLQDIVDQGLPDGAPYPSLDDLFTVFLRGGTLGRYESVMASIAGGDTFLPAGSQARNLGQPQVLETALAVPLDGNTALRDVVLDGHMVRLAITPVSLGGDSPNGVLVAGNEIGQQREQMVASFGTFATVSLATLLLAGAVGYAVTGRLFVPIRRLRQATETTTFEDVSSRVSVPPGDDDVSQLATDFNRMLDRLEVGIEDQRQFVDDASHELRTPLTIIGGHLQLLQPADATDVAETRVLLLEEVDRMQSLVNELLVLARSGRPDFVRPDWIDTDSFLEAAMERIHVLGDRQWQIEQLPGGWFRADRNRLTQAIEQLAANAVHATEPGDIISIGAAWVAAEDSASSEKPHEPTIDIWVADTGCGISAADQERIFDRFARAGVSRGAEGSGLGLPIVKAIAEAHGGSVRLSSRVNVGSRFVLSLPSGTSWLAF